CCGGACGATCGCGCCGAATTCGCCTGGCGCGCCAACGCGCCGCCGCTGACCCTGGTGCTGTTGCTGCTGGCGCTGCCGCTGTCGCGGCAGAGTCCGCGTGAGCCGAGGTACGGCCGGCTGCTGCTGGCGGTGGTGACGTTCTATCTCTACTACACCTTGCTGGCGCTGGGCCGCGCCCAGATCGGCAAGGACCACTGGCACAACCAGGCGCCGCTGTGGGCCCTGCACGCGCTGGTGCTGGGCATGGCCGGCTGGATGCTGTGGAAACAGTATTCCCCGCGCAAGCTGCGGACGCCGTCCACCGGTGTGGCGGCATGAGCGTGTTCAACATCAAGCGGGTCGACCGGCTGGTCGCGCTGAGCGTGCTCGGCTCGATGCTGATGGTGTGGCTGGTGCTGACCGGTTTCGACGCGGTCACCCAGCTGCTGCGCCAGCTCGGCAACGTGGGCAAGCACGGCTATACGCTGAGCAATGCGATTGCCTACGTGCTGGTGACATTCCCGCGCCGTGCCTACGAGATGTTCGGCAATGCGGCGCTGATCGGTGGCCTGCTGGGCCTGGGCGGCCTGGCCGGCACCGGCGAACTCACCGCCTTGCGCGCCGCCGGCATGTCGCGGTTGCGCATCGCCGGTTCGGCGGTGGGCGTGGTCGCGGTGCTGATCGTGGGCGTGGTGATCATGGGCGAGACGCTGGCGCCGTGGGGCGACCAGCAGGCGCAGGTGATGCAGGCGCGGATGAAGTCCGGCAACCTCGGCATGACCACCAGCAGCGGACTGTGGGCGCGCGACGGCGACGACGTGATCAACGCGCGCGGCACCTCGCTGAAGCAGCGTGACGGCCTGGCCACCGTGCAGCTCAGCGACGTGCGCATCTTCAACTTCAGCAAGGACGGCCAGCTGCATCGCTTCACCTGGGCCAGGACCGCCCAACACGACGGCAGGCAGTGGATGCTGCACGACGTGCGCATCACCACGCTGGACGAAGCCGGCACGCATGCCGGCACCGAGGCGGAGTTGCCGTGGAAGTCCACGCTGAATCCGCAGGTACTGGCGCAGTCGGTGATCCAGCCGCAGTACCTGTCGATGCGCGACCTGCGCCGCAACATGGATTACCTGGAAGGCAACGGGCAGAGTCCCGGCAGCTACGCGGTGGCGTTCTGGGGACGCGCGCTGTATCCGCTCAACGTGCTGGTGCTGGTGTTGTGCGCGATGCCGTTCGCGTTCGGGTCGCTGCGTTCGGGCGGCCTCGGCAAGCGCATGTTCATCGGCATCCTGCTCGCGCTGGGCTGGTATTTCCTGCAGCAGGCGATGGTGAACTTCGGCACGGTCTACGGCATGCCGCCGCTGTTGGCCAACCTGCTGCCGGCGGTGATCCTGGTGCTCGTCGCCTGGTTGTACTTCCGGCGACGGGTCTGATCGCCGCAGCTGTTTTCCCCGGCAATGTGACCGCGTTCTCAGCATCGTCGACCCGCAAGCCCCCACTATCGAATGGACGCCGAAGCGACATCCGCCGCGCGTCATCGCAGGGCGGAAGCTGCTTGCTTTCGCCATCACCAACTCT
This is a stretch of genomic DNA from Rhodanobacter sp. FDAARGOS 1247. It encodes these proteins:
- the lptG gene encoding LPS export ABC transporter permease LptG, with amino-acid sequence MSVFNIKRVDRLVALSVLGSMLMVWLVLTGFDAVTQLLRQLGNVGKHGYTLSNAIAYVLVTFPRRAYEMFGNAALIGGLLGLGGLAGTGELTALRAAGMSRLRIAGSAVGVVAVLIVGVVIMGETLAPWGDQQAQVMQARMKSGNLGMTTSSGLWARDGDDVINARGTSLKQRDGLATVQLSDVRIFNFSKDGQLHRFTWARTAQHDGRQWMLHDVRITTLDEAGTHAGTEAELPWKSTLNPQVLAQSVIQPQYLSMRDLRRNMDYLEGNGQSPGSYAVAFWGRALYPLNVLVLVLCAMPFAFGSLRSGGLGKRMFIGILLALGWYFLQQAMVNFGTVYGMPPLLANLLPAVILVLVAWLYFRRRV